In a genomic window of Sinorhizobium meliloti:
- a CDS encoding sugar ABC transporter ATP-binding protein: MTSETVLEIRNVSKHFGAVKALTGVDFRLERGEVHALCGENGAGKSTLMNVIAGVLHPSEGEVLIEGAPVKIASPAVAQSLGIGLVHQEIALCPDTTIAENMFMAATNRRRSALMNYAQLERDAQAVMNRLAPIDVSQKVGDLPISSQQLVEIAKALTLDCRVLIFDEPTAALTETEAQVLFGIIRDLKARGISIIYISHRMAEVFDLCDRVTVFRDGRYVATEKIADVTPDDVVRLMVGREISQLYPDKPHPSERLGEPILSVRDLGDDARFRNVSFVLRHGEILGVGGLIGSGRTEIAEGICALRPVTQGEIRLHDQVLRLRRYSDAAKAGVVYLSEDRKGSGVFLDLSIAQNIAALDLKALTSLGLLDSRKERVLAEDLTRRLGVRMGGVDMPVSSLSGGNQQKVAIAKQLAVDPKVILMDEPTRGIDVGAKSEIHRLLRELAHAGIGILVISSELPELIGLCDRVLVVREGGIAGEVSGGEMTEEAIMRLASGIGSASETNLKASGHAA; this comes from the coding sequence ATGACGTCAGAGACCGTGCTGGAGATCCGCAATGTCAGCAAGCATTTCGGCGCCGTGAAGGCGTTGACAGGCGTAGACTTTCGGCTCGAACGAGGCGAAGTTCACGCGCTTTGCGGCGAGAACGGCGCCGGCAAGTCGACACTGATGAACGTCATTGCCGGCGTGCTGCACCCGTCGGAAGGGGAAGTCCTCATCGAAGGCGCACCCGTGAAGATTGCCTCGCCCGCGGTCGCACAGTCGCTCGGCATCGGCCTTGTGCATCAGGAGATCGCGCTTTGCCCCGACACGACAATCGCCGAAAACATGTTCATGGCGGCGACGAACCGCCGACGTTCGGCTCTGATGAACTACGCCCAGCTGGAGCGTGACGCGCAGGCCGTGATGAATCGTCTGGCCCCGATCGACGTCAGCCAGAAGGTCGGCGACCTGCCGATCTCCAGTCAGCAGCTCGTCGAGATTGCCAAGGCGCTGACGCTCGATTGCCGCGTGCTTATCTTTGACGAGCCGACGGCGGCGCTGACAGAGACCGAAGCGCAGGTGCTCTTTGGCATCATCCGCGATCTCAAGGCGCGCGGCATCTCGATCATCTATATCAGCCACCGCATGGCAGAGGTGTTCGATCTCTGCGACCGGGTGACCGTCTTCCGCGACGGGCGCTATGTCGCGACGGAAAAGATAGCGGACGTCACTCCTGACGATGTCGTCCGACTGATGGTCGGCCGCGAGATCAGCCAGCTTTATCCGGACAAGCCGCATCCCTCCGAACGCCTGGGCGAACCGATTCTTTCAGTCCGCGATCTCGGCGATGACGCACGCTTCCGCAACGTCAGCTTCGTGCTCCGCCACGGCGAAATTCTCGGCGTCGGTGGCCTGATCGGCTCCGGACGGACGGAAATTGCCGAGGGCATCTGCGCACTGCGACCGGTGACGCAAGGCGAAATCCGGCTGCATGACCAGGTGCTTCGTCTGCGGCGCTATTCCGACGCGGCGAAAGCCGGCGTCGTCTATCTTTCGGAGGACAGGAAAGGATCGGGCGTTTTCCTCGATCTCTCGATCGCCCAGAACATTGCCGCACTCGATCTGAAGGCATTGACATCTCTTGGCCTGCTCGACTCCCGCAAGGAAAGAGTGCTCGCCGAGGACCTGACCCGCAGGCTTGGCGTCCGGATGGGCGGCGTCGACATGCCGGTCTCCTCGCTATCGGGCGGCAACCAGCAGAAGGTGGCGATCGCCAAGCAGCTGGCCGTCGATCCAAAGGTGATCCTGATGGACGAGCCGACGCGCGGCATCGATGTCGGCGCCAAATCGGAAATCCACCGCCTGCTGCGCGAGCTTGCCCATGCCGGCATCGGCATTCTGGTCATCTCGTCCGAACTGCCGGAGCTGATCGGCCTTTGCGACCGCGTCCTGGTGGTGCGCGAAGGAGGGATCGCAGGCGAGGTATCGGGCGGCGAAATGACCGAGGAGGCGATCATGCGGCTTGCATCCGGCATCGGGTCGGCAAGCGAAACCAACTTGAAGGCATCCGGGCATGCTGCCTGA
- a CDS encoding ABC transporter permease: MAVDTLAVAGKTRRPAWKRIGTMREAGLIAIILSLSVIMSFASPHFLTLGNFRAMLMSFSVEGIVVVGMTILLIVGGIDLSVGSVVCFSMVLSGSLFLIGVDPWTASLVGIAASAAIGCIMGFFVTVVGLNHFITSLAAMVIVRGLCLVITKGTPLSLFTLPPAFKAVGQGTFFGVPYVILIFIAVVAAFDFLLRRATAFRKVFYTGSNEKAALYSGIKTKEVKFWVTVLCATLSGVAGTIYMSRFGAATPTFGVGMELNIIAAAVIGGASLNGGSGTILGAILGIALLSVVTSSLILLNVSVYWQDMIKGCILLAAVSIDHLLHKRKAL, from the coding sequence ATGGCAGTCGATACATTGGCGGTCGCAGGAAAAACGCGCAGGCCGGCATGGAAGCGGATCGGCACGATGCGCGAGGCCGGACTGATTGCGATCATCCTTTCGCTCTCGGTGATCATGAGCTTCGCCTCGCCGCATTTCCTGACGCTTGGCAATTTCCGGGCAATGCTCATGTCCTTCTCGGTCGAGGGCATCGTCGTCGTCGGCATGACGATCCTGCTGATCGTCGGCGGCATCGATCTTTCGGTCGGCTCCGTCGTCTGCTTCTCGATGGTGCTCTCCGGCTCGCTCTTCCTGATCGGCGTCGATCCCTGGACGGCATCGCTCGTCGGGATTGCCGCCAGTGCCGCCATCGGCTGCATCATGGGCTTCTTCGTCACCGTGGTGGGGCTCAACCACTTCATCACGTCGCTTGCAGCCATGGTCATCGTTCGCGGTCTCTGCCTCGTCATCACCAAGGGCACGCCGCTTTCGCTCTTCACCTTGCCGCCGGCATTCAAGGCGGTCGGCCAGGGTACCTTCTTCGGGGTTCCCTATGTGATCCTGATCTTCATCGCCGTCGTCGCCGCCTTCGATTTCCTGCTGCGCCGGGCAACCGCCTTCCGCAAGGTCTTCTACACCGGCAGCAACGAGAAGGCCGCGCTCTATTCCGGCATCAAGACGAAGGAGGTCAAATTCTGGGTGACGGTGCTTTGCGCGACGCTTTCCGGCGTGGCGGGGACGATCTACATGTCACGCTTCGGCGCGGCGACGCCGACCTTCGGGGTGGGCATGGAGCTCAACATCATCGCCGCGGCGGTGATCGGCGGCGCCTCGCTGAACGGCGGCTCGGGCACGATCCTCGGTGCCATCCTCGGCATCGCCCTGCTCTCCGTCGTCACCAGCTCGCTGATCCTGCTCAACGTTTCGGTGTACTGGCAGGACATGATCAAGGGCTGCATACTGCTCGCCGCCGTTTCGATCGATCACTTGCTGCACAAGCGGAAGGCTCTCTGA
- a CDS encoding sugar-binding transcriptional regulator: MANAKPKSQSAPREEIVIARQMHQALVLHFLEGLTQAQIADQLGISHATVNRLIKRGRQLGLVEIKIKSPVEPLVEIEEQLLALGGIRRAVVVPTVSDNPQIALQSVGEAAARLMLEQIADGDTICITGGKGVSAVVAGLQPSRRFDIEVIPATGCVQGKHYTDVNHVATLMADRLGGHSFQIHAPLFADSEAERKMLLGMRSVADVFRRARDAKIAVVGIGSILSDDSSYYDLHPSSSTDREAIEQSGASCELLAHLLDDCGRVCGYGLNRRLVSLTLSEFASIPTKIGVASGPSKAGPILSVMRGNHLDTLVTDQATGARILELAKEGGERS; this comes from the coding sequence ATGGCGAACGCCAAACCGAAATCACAATCCGCCCCGCGCGAAGAAATCGTCATCGCCAGGCAGATGCATCAAGCCCTGGTGCTGCACTTCCTGGAGGGTTTGACACAAGCGCAGATCGCCGATCAGCTCGGCATCTCGCATGCGACCGTCAACCGCCTGATCAAGCGTGGCCGCCAGCTTGGCCTCGTCGAGATCAAGATCAAGTCGCCGGTCGAGCCATTGGTGGAAATCGAAGAACAACTGCTGGCGCTCGGAGGCATCCGCCGCGCGGTCGTCGTGCCGACGGTCTCCGACAATCCCCAGATCGCCCTGCAATCGGTCGGCGAAGCCGCGGCACGGCTCATGCTCGAACAGATCGCCGACGGAGACACCATCTGCATCACCGGCGGCAAGGGGGTGAGCGCCGTGGTCGCCGGCCTGCAGCCATCGCGCCGCTTCGATATCGAGGTCATTCCCGCGACCGGCTGCGTTCAAGGCAAGCACTATACTGACGTCAACCACGTCGCCACCCTGATGGCGGACCGGCTCGGCGGGCATTCCTTCCAGATACACGCGCCGCTCTTCGCCGACAGCGAAGCGGAACGGAAAATGCTGCTCGGCATGCGCTCGGTCGCCGACGTCTTCAGGCGGGCGCGCGACGCGAAGATTGCCGTGGTCGGCATCGGCTCTATCCTTTCGGACGACTCCAGCTATTACGACCTGCACCCCTCCTCCAGCACCGATCGCGAGGCGATCGAGCAATCCGGCGCCTCCTGCGAACTGCTGGCCCATCTGCTCGACGATTGCGGGCGCGTCTGCGGCTACGGGCTCAATCGGCGTCTGGTTTCGCTGACGCTCTCCGAATTCGCTTCGATCCCGACGAAGATCGGTGTCGCAAGCGGACCCAGCAAGGCGGGGCCGATCTTAAGCGTCATGCGCGGCAATCATCTGGACACGCTCGTCACGGATCAGGCGACGGGAGCGCGCATTCTCGAACTGGCCAAGGAAGGCGGAGAGCGTTCATGA
- a CDS encoding aldo/keto reductase: MNGQQIMREIGRSGVAASAVGLGTWAIGGWMWGGTDERESVAAIHASLDAGVTLIDTAPAYGLGRAEEIVGKALSGRRDKAVIATKCGLVWHTRQGNHFFDQDGRPVHRHLGRESIFHEVEQSLSRLGTDYIDLYITHWQDPTTPIEETMRALEDLRAAGKIRAIGASNVNLEELEIYVKIGGLDAIQERFSMLDREIEAQLLPVTTANGVATLSYSSLALGLLSGSIGPERVFSGDDQRRDNARFSVANREKVTRFAEAIRPIAQEHEASIAQIVIAWTLAQPGITFALCGARNPAQALDNARAGTIRLSAEDLSTVETAIAAELANMDR; encoded by the coding sequence ATGAATGGACAACAAATCATGCGGGAGATCGGCCGCTCCGGGGTCGCAGCCTCAGCGGTCGGCCTCGGCACCTGGGCAATCGGCGGCTGGATGTGGGGCGGCACGGACGAACGGGAATCGGTCGCCGCCATCCATGCCTCCCTGGATGCAGGCGTGACGCTGATCGACACGGCACCCGCCTATGGGCTCGGGCGGGCGGAAGAGATCGTCGGCAAGGCGCTTTCCGGGCGCCGCGACAAGGCGGTGATCGCAACGAAATGCGGCCTCGTCTGGCACACACGGCAGGGCAATCACTTCTTCGACCAGGACGGCAGGCCCGTCCATCGCCATCTCGGTCGGGAATCGATCTTCCACGAGGTGGAACAAAGCCTCAGCCGGCTCGGCACGGACTATATCGACCTCTACATCACCCATTGGCAAGACCCGACGACGCCGATCGAGGAGACCATGCGGGCGCTCGAGGATCTGCGCGCCGCCGGCAAGATCCGGGCGATCGGCGCCAGCAATGTGAACCTGGAAGAACTCGAAATCTATGTGAAGATCGGCGGTCTCGATGCGATCCAGGAACGGTTCAGCATGCTCGACCGGGAGATCGAAGCGCAGCTCCTGCCTGTCACGACGGCAAACGGCGTGGCGACGCTCAGCTATTCGTCTCTCGCTCTGGGCCTTCTCTCCGGCTCGATCGGGCCGGAACGCGTCTTTTCCGGTGACGACCAGCGCAGGGACAATGCGCGTTTCTCCGTCGCAAACCGGGAGAAGGTCACGCGCTTCGCCGAAGCGATAAGGCCGATCGCGCAAGAGCACGAGGCATCGATCGCCCAGATCGTCATCGCCTGGACCCTGGCGCAACCCGGCATCACCTTCGCGCTTTGCGGCGCGCGTAATCCCGCCCAGGCGCTCGACAATGCAAGAGCCGGCACCATCCGGCTCAGCGCGGAGGACCTCTCGACCGTCGAGACGGCAATAGCGGCCGAGCTGGCGAATATGGACAGGTAA
- a CDS encoding glycerol-3-phosphate dehydrogenase/oxidase, translating into MTRTEILDGLRRSPKVDVCVLGGGINGLSVFRELALQGLRVLLVEKHDYCSGASAALSRMVHGGLRYLENGEFTLVKESLVERDRLLRNAPHLVTPLATTVPVFDIFSGLANGIVRFLGLSRRPSRRGAIAIKAGLSIYDLLTRKRALMPRHRFRGRRATLAKWPALNPKIRSSATYYDAWVSHPERIGMELLRDGLSASSEAAALNYAELRRNEAGKYIINDGINGVGVEIEPSLIVNATGGWIDITNGALLPPDHPSTPLMGGTKGSHLIIDNMDLRDALGDHMIYYENEDGRICILFPYFGKVLVGSTDIRVDDPGTVKCEEEERDYILQSLAFVLPGIKIGQEEIVFQFSGVRPLPASSDSFTGRIPRDHFCTTIESAGTPVLCMIGGKWTTFRSFGELAADTALERLGLSRRVSTADRAIGGGRGFPADRESWIAALAARCGLPPPHVAELFSRYGTEAEALAAFMGQGSDAVIPGAAHTMRELLFLIRNEAVEHLDDLLLRRTTLAISGTLSLAVLDAALELLTEEKAWSEARRLSERNRCLALLRDRHGVDEKALAARMPPPLAKAVAAG; encoded by the coding sequence ATGACAAGGACAGAGATTTTGGACGGGCTCCGCCGGAGCCCGAAGGTGGACGTCTGCGTCCTCGGCGGCGGCATCAACGGGCTCAGCGTCTTTCGCGAGCTCGCGCTGCAGGGGCTACGCGTCCTGCTCGTCGAGAAGCACGATTACTGCTCGGGCGCGAGTGCTGCGCTGTCGCGCATGGTGCATGGCGGCCTGCGCTACCTCGAAAACGGCGAGTTCACGCTGGTGAAGGAGTCGCTCGTGGAGCGCGACCGGCTGCTCAGGAACGCGCCGCACCTCGTGACGCCACTTGCGACGACGGTTCCCGTCTTCGACATTTTCTCCGGGCTTGCCAATGGCATCGTTCGCTTTCTCGGCTTGAGCCGCCGGCCGAGCCGCCGCGGGGCCATCGCGATCAAGGCCGGACTTTCGATCTACGACTTGCTGACGCGCAAGCGGGCACTGATGCCGCGCCACCGGTTCCGCGGCCGTCGTGCGACGCTGGCGAAATGGCCGGCGCTCAACCCGAAGATACGCAGTTCCGCCACCTATTACGATGCCTGGGTGAGCCACCCCGAGCGGATCGGCATGGAGCTGTTGCGGGACGGACTGTCCGCCTCGAGCGAGGCGGCGGCGCTGAACTATGCTGAGCTTCGCCGAAACGAGGCCGGCAAATACATCATCAACGACGGCATCAATGGGGTCGGCGTCGAAATCGAGCCCAGTCTGATCGTCAATGCGACCGGCGGTTGGATCGACATCACCAATGGCGCGCTGTTGCCGCCGGATCACCCCTCCACCCCGCTGATGGGCGGCACGAAGGGATCGCATCTCATCATCGACAATATGGATCTGCGCGACGCGCTCGGCGATCACATGATCTATTACGAAAACGAGGACGGCCGCATCTGCATCCTCTTTCCCTATTTCGGCAAGGTGCTGGTCGGTTCGACCGACATCCGGGTCGACGATCCCGGGACGGTCAAGTGCGAGGAAGAGGAGCGCGATTACATCCTGCAGTCGCTGGCCTTCGTCTTGCCTGGTATCAAGATCGGGCAGGAGGAAATCGTCTTCCAGTTCTCCGGCGTGCGACCGCTGCCCGCCAGCAGCGACAGTTTCACCGGCCGCATCCCGCGCGACCATTTCTGCACCACGATCGAGAGCGCCGGCACGCCGGTACTGTGCATGATCGGCGGCAAGTGGACGACCTTTCGCTCCTTCGGCGAACTTGCAGCCGATACGGCGCTGGAACGCCTCGGCCTTTCACGCCGCGTCTCGACGGCTGACCGCGCCATCGGCGGAGGGCGGGGATTTCCGGCCGATCGCGAAAGCTGGATTGCCGCCTTGGCCGCTCGCTGCGGCCTGCCACCGCCGCACGTCGCCGAATTGTTCTCCCGCTACGGAACGGAGGCGGAGGCGCTGGCGGCTTTCATGGGCCAGGGAAGCGATGCCGTGATCCCGGGCGCCGCTCATACGATGCGGGAACTTCTGTTCCTGATCCGCAACGAGGCGGTCGAGCATCTGGACGATCTGCTCTTGCGCCGCACGACGCTCGCGATTTCGGGCACGCTCTCGCTCGCCGTTCTCGACGCTGCGCTCGAACTGCTGACGGAGGAGAAGGCGTGGTCCGAGGCGCGCCGCCTGAGTGAGCGGAACCGGTGCCTGGCGCTCCTGCGAGACCGGCACGGGGTCGACGAGAAAGCCCTTGCAGCCCGAATGCCGCCCCCATTGGCGAAGGCCGTCGCGGCGGGTTGA
- a CDS encoding class I fructose-bisphosphate aldolase gives MRINSKVRMNRLFDGGRCLDVAIDHGVCNEPSFLSGLENMESVVKTLTAAAPDAIQMNYGQADLLQDLPGKDKPALVMRIDMGNPYNRVRHRDMWAVLQNAAEPLIGALAMDAACVVVNLFMLPDEPDLFRQCVQNIARVRADCDKYGMPLMIEPLVMQPVTEHGGYMVDGDADKIVTLTRLAREMGADIVKADPTTDADEFHRVVEAARCPVLVRGGGKEDLRSVFDKSAALMKQGAMGMVYGRNVYQHSNPNAVVRGLMAIVHDNASGEEAFALYRQG, from the coding sequence ATGAGAATCAACAGCAAGGTGCGGATGAACCGCCTGTTCGACGGCGGACGCTGCCTCGACGTGGCGATCGATCACGGCGTCTGCAACGAGCCGTCCTTCCTGAGCGGACTCGAGAACATGGAGTCCGTGGTGAAGACACTCACCGCGGCGGCGCCCGACGCGATCCAGATGAACTACGGCCAGGCCGATCTGCTGCAGGATCTGCCCGGAAAGGACAAGCCGGCGCTCGTCATGCGCATCGACATGGGCAATCCCTATAACCGCGTCCGCCACCGCGACATGTGGGCGGTGCTGCAAAACGCGGCCGAGCCGCTGATCGGGGCGCTGGCCATGGATGCGGCCTGCGTCGTCGTCAACCTGTTCATGCTGCCGGACGAACCGGATCTTTTCCGCCAATGCGTGCAGAACATCGCCCGCGTCCGGGCCGATTGCGACAAATACGGCATGCCACTGATGATAGAGCCGCTCGTTATGCAGCCGGTTACCGAGCATGGCGGCTACATGGTGGACGGCGATGCCGACAAGATCGTCACGCTGACACGGCTTGCCCGGGAGATGGGCGCCGATATCGTCAAGGCGGACCCGACCACCGATGCGGACGAATTCCACCGGGTGGTGGAAGCGGCGCGTTGCCCGGTTCTCGTTCGCGGCGGCGGCAAGGAGGATCTGAGATCCGTCTTCGACAAGTCGGCGGCCTTGATGAAGCAGGGCGCGATGGGCATGGTCTACGGGCGCAATGTCTATCAGCACTCCAATCCGAATGCCGTGGTGCGCGGATTGATGGCGATCGTTCACGACAATGCGAGCGGCGAAGAGGCTTTCGCGCTGTATCGTCAAGGTTGA